The DNA segment GTGTCGTAGGTGATGCCCTTGCCGCGCATGCTCCTCCATTCAATTAAGGTACTTCACGTACCTTAATTGAACGTCTCCTCGACCGCAAACGGCCCCGGTTCGGTACGGTTCGTACCGATGACGGACAAGACTCCCACCGGACGGCGCCGGGGCGCCGCCCTCGAAGAGGCGATACTGGCTGCCGCCGTCGAGGAATTCACCGAGAACGGCTACCCGGGCATGACCATGGACCGCGTCGCGAAGCGGGCCGGTACCAACAAGAACGCGATCTACCGCCGCTGGCCGGGCAGGGCCGCGCTGGGGATCGCGGCCTATCGCAGAATGGTGGAGCGCGAACTACGCCCGCCGGACACCGGCGACCTCCGCGACGACGTACTGGCCGTACTGCGCAAGATGAACGGCGACCTTTCCGCGCCGGGCGGAGACCTCCTGCGCGGCCTGCTCGCCGGAGCGGCAACCGAACCCGAGCTGCTTCCCCAGCTCCACGAACTGATCACCACGAGCGGCGCGGAACCATGGCTGACGATTCTCGGCCGCGCCGTCGCCAGGGGTGACATCAAACCCGAGGCACTGCATCCCCGGGTCGCCACCGTCGCGATCACTTTGCTGCGCAACGAATACGTGACGCGCGGGCTCGCCTCGGTGCCCGACGCCGTGCTCGTCGACATCGTGGACGAGGTCTACCTTCCGCTGCTGTCCGCGCGAGGCGCGATCAATCCATGACGGACGGTCAGTCGGCGAGTAGCCGCCACGCGGCGAGAGCCAGCCGAGCCCTCGTCAGTCCCGCCTGTTCGGTCAGCTCGATCCCCATGACCTTGCCGACCTGGTCGAGCCTGCGGGCGACACTGCTGTGGTGCAGGTGAAGCAGTTCGGCCGAACGACGAAGGGAACCGGTCGCACAGTAGGCATCCAGGGTTTCCAGGTCTTCCGGTTCGGCCGCGATGCCAGCGATCGCGACCACGTCGGCGTTGTCCCGCAGCGTCTCGGATGAGACCTGGGCCAGCAACGCGAGTGCGCCGAGGTCGTCGTGGTGGACCACGGGATCGCGCGAACTCGTGAACCTGAGCGCTGTCCTCGCCTGCTGCCAGGACCGGTCGGCGCTCCCCGCGGTGCCGACGCCGGCCCTGACGCCGCTTGGAAGATGATTCGTGTCCACAGTGGTCGCCAGAATCACCCCGACCTCACTCAACGGCGCGGCCTTGACCAGCCGGGAAGGACAGATCAGCGCACCGACCTTGTCGAGCGGGAGCCTCGAACGCACGGCGACGACCCGAACCGGCAGGTCGGCGGCGAAGCCGAGCAGCCGAAGCGCCCTGTTCCTCCCAGCCTCGTCACTGTCGGCGCTGATCACCAGTTCCACGAGGGCGGGATCGGCCATGGTGGTGCGAGCGGGCCCGTAGCGCTCGACGGTCGCCGCGACGGCGATGGCGAGGCGGTCGAGGACGACTTCGTCGAGCGGGCGGGGCCGGCCGGGACGCTCCAGCCACACGGTGCCGATCTCCTCGTCGTCGAGCGTGACCGGCCACGAGGTGGACACCGGTGACGGGGATCCGGTCGGCGCCTTGCCGTCCGGTCCCATCCGGATCGTGTTGCCCGACCCGTTGAGCAGGATGCCGGTGACACACTCCGAGAGCCCGGCCGAAGCCCTCGCCAGCGCGGGCAGGTCCACTCGCCTGCGCATCAGCGTGTCGTAGAACATCACGACCCTGACCACGCCTCCGGCTTCCGAATCCAGTCGCGACAGCCGCTCAGCCATGACCTCCATGCCCGAAGGATAGGCGACGAACGGCGCACGAGACCGGTCGAACGCGCGACGGATGGCGGCTGAACCCGGGGATGACCGGCGGGAGGATCACGGACATGGATCCCGAACTCGAAGCGTTCATCCCGCTGTTTCCCCGCGCCGACCTGAGCGATCCGGTCTCGGCCCGCAAGAGCTTCCACGAGCTGGCGACATCCATACCCGCGCCGGACACGAGCGGCATGGAGATCGAAAACCGCATGGTGCCTGCCGACCCCGACGTGCCGGTGCGCATCTACCGGCCGCACGCGGCACACGGGGCGATCGTCTGGTTGCACGGCGGCGGCTGGGTCATGGGAGACGTCGACACCGAGCACCCGTGGGCCGCGAGGCTCGCGGACATCTCAGGAGCCGTCGTGGTGTCGGTCGGCTACCGGCTCGCCCCTGAGAACCCGTTCCCCGCCGCGCTGGAAGACGCCTGCGCCGTACTCGCCTGGACCTCCGAAAAGGCCGACGAGCTGGGTGTCGACCCCGGCCGGATCGCGGTGGGCGGGCACAGCGCGGGAGGTGGGATCGCCGCCGGAGTCGCGCTCTCGGCTCGCGACCAGCAAGGTCCGCCGATCCACTTCCAGCTGCTCAACCAACCCGGCCTCGACGACACCCAGGAATCGTGGTCGGCGCGCAACTCCACCGACACCCCGTGGATGACAAGGGACAAGGTCGCCTCCGCGTGGAAGCACTATCTCGGCGGAGCCGAGGCGACGCCGTACGCCGCACCCACGAGGGCGACCGACCTTTCCGGCCTGCCACCCGCCTTCATCGGCTCCGCGGAGTTCTGCCCGAACCGCGACGAGAACATCGCCTACGCCCAGCGCCTGCTACAGGCGGGGGTTTCGGTCGAGCTCCACCAGTGGGCAGGCACGTTCCACGGTTCACAGGCACTGCTGTCGGCCGAGGTGTCCCAGCGGCAGATCACCGAACTCGGCGACGTACTGCGCCGCGCGCTGGCCAACTGACGGACGGGGAAACGATGACCACCAGCGGCCTCACCGAGGCGAGTACGAACGAGGCGCCGAGTACCGAGCGAGAAGGCAATGCCGGGCTGGTCGGCGGGTTCGTCGTCGTGATCGGCTTGCAGGTGATCGGTGCCGTCGCCGGTCTCGTGCCGCTGCTCGCGGTCGTCGAACTCGGCCGGACACTGTTGTCGCCGGAACCCGTCGACGCGGGCCACGTCCGGCTCGTGGTCGTCGCGGGCGCGATCGGCCTTCTCGTCCGGTTGCTGTTCACCGCCGCGTCCTCCGGAATGGGGCACCTCCTCGACGACAAGGTCGCGCTGTCGTTTCGAAGGCGACTCGCGCGGCATCTCGGGCGGGTACCGATCGGCTGGTTCTCCCGGCGCGGGTCAGGCGAACTCGCCAAGGTGGTCGGCGACGACGTCGGCGCGTTGCACCCGTTCATCGCACACGCCCCCGGCGAACTCGTCTCCGCGTTCGTTGTCCCGCTGGTGTCGCTCGGGTACCTGCTCACCGTCGACTGGCGGCTCACGCTGATCACGCTGATTCCCGTTGTGCTGGCGATCGCGCTGGTCCCGCTGATGATGGCCCCCGCGAGGCTGCGTGAGCAGGCCGCCTTCGACGAAGCCATGGGCCGCATCTCGAACTCCGTCGTCGAGTTCGTCCACGGGATCTCGGTGGTGAAGACCTTCGGCGAGTCCGGCCGCGCCCACCGCAAGTTCCTCACGGCCGTCGACGCCTTCGTCACCATCTTCTACCGGATGGTGCGGGGCCTTTCCGGGATCGCGGCGGGAATGCAGCTCGTGTTGTCGCCCCCTTTCGTCTTGCTGACCGTGTTGACCGGCGGCACGATCATGATCACCAACGGCGCGCTCTCGCCCGCGGATCTCATCCCCTTCCTGCTGTTGGGTCTCGGTTTGACCGCGCCGGTCGCCGCACTGGGGCACGGCTTCGACGACCTACAGGCCGCCCGCCGCGCGGCAGGCAGGATCAAGGATGTGCTCGGCGTGCGGCCACTGCCGGAGCCGGAGCATCCCGTCGTCCCTGACGGACACAAGGTCGAGCTCAGAAACGTCGGTTTCGGCTACACCGCCGAACACGAGGTGCTGCACGACATCGACCTCGTGCTCGAACCCGGGTCGGTCACCGCGCTGGTCGGTCCATCGGGAAGCGGAAAGTCGACGCTGATTCAGCTTCTGCCCCGGTTCTTCGATCCCACAAGGGGCTCCGTCGTCCTCGGTGGTGCCGACCTGCGCGAGGTCGGCACCGCGAGGCTGCACCGGACGATTTCCTTCGTCTTCCAGGACACACACCTGCTGCGTGCCTCGGTCGCCGACAACATCGCCCTCGCCGTGCCGCACGCGGAACGCGAAGACGTCGTCCGTGCCGCGCGAATGGCGAACATCCACGACCGGATCCTCGAATTACCGCACGGATACGACACGGTGCTCGGAGACGAGGTCACGCTGTCGGGCGGCGAGGCACAGCGGCTCTCGATCGCCCGCGCGCTGCTCTCCGACGCACCGGTGCTTGTGCTCGACGAGGCGACCGCTTTCGCCGACCCGCACACCGAGCGAGCGGTGCGCGAAGCGTTGACAGCGCGGAAGGGCAAGACGGTCCTCGTCGTCGCCCACCGCCTCGAAACGATCAGCGGCGCCGACACCGTCGTGTTGCTGGACAACGGGTCGATCGTCGAACGCGGCAGGCCCACCGAACTGCTGGCGGCGAACGGAAAGTTCGCCGCGTTCTGGAATGCCCACCGGTCGGCGACCGGTGCGGAAACCGGCACCCCGCGAGGAGACATGGCCCGATGATCCGAATGTTGCTGAGGGTGCTCGGCCCCTCCTACGCACCTCCCGTGCGGCGCACGGTGGCGCTGATGACGGCGACCGCGGTCGTCGAGGGTCTGTCCTACGCGCTGCTGGTTCCGGTGCTGCGCGCGTTGTTCGGCAGCACGCCCGGGGACGCCTCGCCATGGCTGATCGCCTTCGGAGTTACCGTCGCCTGCTACGCGGTGCTCCGCTACACCAGCGATCTTTCCGGCTTCCGGGTCGGGACGACGCTGTTGCACGGGATGTACCACCGGCTTGGTGACCACCTCGCGCGGCTGCCCATCGGCTGGTACACCGCAGGCCGCGTCGGGAAGGTGTCCGTGCTGGCCAGCAGCGGCGTGCTTGAGGCGATGGGCGTGATCGCCCACCTGCTCGCCCCGTTCATCTCCGCCTGCGTGACGCCGTTGACGATCATCGTCGTGATGCTCGCCTGCAACTGGCAGTTCGGCCTCGCCGCCCTGCTCGCCGCGCCGATCGTCGCGGTCATCCAGGTGTGGACGGGGCGGGCGATGGCCACGGCGGACGCGGAACGCGCCGAACGCGACCAGGAGGCGACCGGGCGGGTCATCGAATACCTGCGGGCTCAGCCGGTGTTGCGTACCGGAGGGCGCGCCACAGAGCGGTTCCGCCTGCTCGACGACGCGCTGACCGGTCTCCAGCGCGCTTCCCGCCGATCGACGCTGTCGGCGCTGCCGGGTGCGGTGGGCCTCGCCTTCGTGGTGCAGGCGGTGTTCACCGGGCTGCTCGCCCTCGCCGCCTATCTCGCGCTCGGTGGGACCATCGGCGCGGCCGAGGTGCTCGCGATGCTGGTGCTCGCCGCCCGATGCGCGGATCCGGTGCTGTCGCTGACGGACATCGGGGGCAAGGTTCGCGCGGCACGTTCGGAACTGGCGAGGCTCGACGCGGTGCTGCGAGCGGAGCCGTTGCCGGAACCCGCCGAGCCTCGCCTGCCGGATGGCCACGATCTCGCGTTCGGCTCCATCACTTTCCGCCACGGCGACCGCACGGTGATCGACGACGTTTCACTGTCCATTCCGGAGGGACGCAGCCTCGCTGTCGTCGGCCCTTCGGGCGCGGGCAAGAGCACGTTGCTGCGACTGCTGGCCCGGTTCCACGACGTCGACGCCGGTGCGGTTCGGATCGGCGGCGTCGACGTGCGGTCCGTCGGCTCGG comes from the Prauserella marina genome and includes:
- a CDS encoding alpha/beta hydrolase, with the translated sequence MDPELEAFIPLFPRADLSDPVSARKSFHELATSIPAPDTSGMEIENRMVPADPDVPVRIYRPHAAHGAIVWLHGGGWVMGDVDTEHPWAARLADISGAVVVSVGYRLAPENPFPAALEDACAVLAWTSEKADELGVDPGRIAVGGHSAGGGIAAGVALSARDQQGPPIHFQLLNQPGLDDTQESWSARNSTDTPWMTRDKVASAWKHYLGGAEATPYAAPTRATDLSGLPPAFIGSAEFCPNRDENIAYAQRLLQAGVSVELHQWAGTFHGSQALLSAEVSQRQITELGDVLRRALAN
- a CDS encoding helix-turn-helix domain-containing protein: MEVMAERLSRLDSEAGGVVRVVMFYDTLMRRRVDLPALARASAGLSECVTGILLNGSGNTIRMGPDGKAPTGSPSPVSTSWPVTLDDEEIGTVWLERPGRPRPLDEVVLDRLAIAVAATVERYGPARTTMADPALVELVISADSDEAGRNRALRLLGFAADLPVRVVAVRSRLPLDKVGALICPSRLVKAAPLSEVGVILATTVDTNHLPSGVRAGVGTAGSADRSWQQARTALRFTSSRDPVVHHDDLGALALLAQVSSETLRDNADVVAIAGIAAEPEDLETLDAYCATGSLRRSAELLHLHHSSVARRLDQVGKVMGIELTEQAGLTRARLALAAWRLLAD
- a CDS encoding ABC transporter ATP-binding protein, giving the protein MIRMLLRVLGPSYAPPVRRTVALMTATAVVEGLSYALLVPVLRALFGSTPGDASPWLIAFGVTVACYAVLRYTSDLSGFRVGTTLLHGMYHRLGDHLARLPIGWYTAGRVGKVSVLASSGVLEAMGVIAHLLAPFISACVTPLTIIVVMLACNWQFGLAALLAAPIVAVIQVWTGRAMATADAERAERDQEATGRVIEYLRAQPVLRTGGRATERFRLLDDALTGLQRASRRSTLSALPGAVGLAFVVQAVFTGLLALAAYLALGGTIGAAEVLAMLVLAARCADPVLSLTDIGGKVRAARSELARLDAVLRAEPLPEPAEPRLPDGHDLAFGSITFRHGDRTVIDDVSLSIPEGRSLAVVGPSGAGKSTLLRLLARFHDVDAGAVRIGGVDVRSVGSDTLMDRVAIVFQDVYLFEGTIEENVRLGRPGAEKADLRSAATAARLDEVIERLPEGWATNVGEGGALLSGGERQRVSIARALLKDAPIVLLDEVTSALDPVNEAAVHEGIERLMAGRTVVLVAHRLRSVERADHVVFLDGGRITDEGSHDELLRRSRRYAEYWDAPSRKQGSFAAVWR
- a CDS encoding ABC transporter ATP-binding protein yields the protein MTTSGLTEASTNEAPSTEREGNAGLVGGFVVVIGLQVIGAVAGLVPLLAVVELGRTLLSPEPVDAGHVRLVVVAGAIGLLVRLLFTAASSGMGHLLDDKVALSFRRRLARHLGRVPIGWFSRRGSGELAKVVGDDVGALHPFIAHAPGELVSAFVVPLVSLGYLLTVDWRLTLITLIPVVLAIALVPLMMAPARLREQAAFDEAMGRISNSVVEFVHGISVVKTFGESGRAHRKFLTAVDAFVTIFYRMVRGLSGIAAGMQLVLSPPFVLLTVLTGGTIMITNGALSPADLIPFLLLGLGLTAPVAALGHGFDDLQAARRAAGRIKDVLGVRPLPEPEHPVVPDGHKVELRNVGFGYTAEHEVLHDIDLVLEPGSVTALVGPSGSGKSTLIQLLPRFFDPTRGSVVLGGADLREVGTARLHRTISFVFQDTHLLRASVADNIALAVPHAEREDVVRAARMANIHDRILELPHGYDTVLGDEVTLSGGEAQRLSIARALLSDAPVLVLDEATAFADPHTERAVREALTARKGKTVLVVAHRLETISGADTVVLLDNGSIVERGRPTELLAANGKFAAFWNAHRSATGAETGTPRGDMAR
- a CDS encoding TetR/AcrR family transcriptional regulator, translating into MTDKTPTGRRRGAALEEAILAAAVEEFTENGYPGMTMDRVAKRAGTNKNAIYRRWPGRAALGIAAYRRMVERELRPPDTGDLRDDVLAVLRKMNGDLSAPGGDLLRGLLAGAATEPELLPQLHELITTSGAEPWLTILGRAVARGDIKPEALHPRVATVAITLLRNEYVTRGLASVPDAVLVDIVDEVYLPLLSARGAINP